The following nucleotide sequence is from Streptomyces pactum.
CCTCCTCGCCCACTGCGGGGGGTGAGGGCCGTGTACGCGAGGCAGAGCAGTTGCCCCGCCGACTTCGCCGAGGTCACCGTGGACTTCGAGCCCTGGGAGGAGGGGATCACGTTCGAGGCGGCCGCAACGCCGGCCACGCGCGGGTACGTCGAGGGTCCCGAGCTGGCCGCCTACCGGGATGCCTTCGGCGAGGGCATCCGTGAGGAGCTGACGGGGCTGGGCGCCGGGATCACCGTGGCGGTGGCGGTGGTGCTGCGGGAGGTACGGGTCCACGAGGTCGATTCGCATCCCGGCGCGTTCCGGGAGGTTGGACGCGTTGCCGTGCGCAGGGCCCTCGCCCTGGCCTACGGCCCACCGCCACGTCCCAAGCGCCGACGCAGGTGAGTCGACCCGGCACCGCCGGAGGCCGGAGCCGGCCCTCACGCCGCGCCGCCGGTCGCCGGAGGCCGGCCCCTACGCTCCGCGCCGCCGGGCTCAGGACGCAGGCCCTCACGCCGCGCACCGGACGCCGTAGGCCGGCTGTACGCCTCGCCGCCGGTCGCCGGAGATCACCCGGGCCGCCTCGCTGCCGGTCGCCGCAGGTCACCCGGGCGGTCTCGCCGTGCCGGTCGGCGCAGCTCGGCTGGGCCGCCTCGCCGCCGGTCGCCGTAGGTCGTCCGGGCCGCCTGGTCGGGCCGGTCGCTGCAGACCGGTCGTACCTGGGGCTGACGCGGCCCGGCCGGGGCGGGCCTACGGCCCGCCGCCGCGCCCCAACTCCCGTGTCTCCGGTTGTGGTCCGCACCGTCCCGCCGCTCGGCCGGGGTCGGGCCGTCCGGGGGTCGACGCCTCGGCCGTAACCGGTCACCGGGCCACCGCCGGGCCGGTGATGGCCGGGCCGGTGGTGGCTGGGCCTCCCAGCGGGCCGGGCCGCCCGGGGGTGGTGGCCGGACCGTCCGGGGGTAGGGGCCGGGGCGCCCGGGGGTGGGGGGTCAGGCGGTGGGGACGGCCATGGTCTTCTTGGCTAGTTCGAAGGCCGGGACCATGGCACGGTGCTCCTCGGTGTCCAGCCCGCCGAGGTGCACCACGACCGCGCCCTGCGGCGTCACCAGGGCCAGCGCGCGCTCCTCCTTGGTGACGTCCGCCTCCTTGTTGTGGGTGGTGTAGGTGACCTCGGTGGCGTTCAGGCCCGCGGCCTTGACCGGGCTGTACTTCTGCCCGGCGGGCTGTTCGGCGTCGGCCACGAAGCCCTCCAGCACCTTCCTGGAGTCCCCGCCACCGGCGCTCGCCTTGCCGGTGTAGACCCGGATGAAGCCGACGTGACCGGCGGGCTTGGCATCGAGTTCGCAGGTCAGGCGGACCTCGCCCTGCTTGGTGAGTTCTTCGAGGAGTTCGGCGACCTCGGGGTCGTCGGAGCCGGTCTCCTCGATCGCCCCGGCCTTCCAGGACTTCGCCAGGTCGAAGGTGACCGGCAGCGTGCAGGCGGTTCCCTTGGCGCCGACTTGCTTGCCGGACGACGCGGCCGGGCCCGTCGCCCCGGCGTCCTTGCCCCCGTCCTTGCCGCCGCTCTCCGCGCCGCCGTCCTTCCCGCTGTTCTGCCGGCCGTTCTGGGCGGCGGACCGGTTGTCGTTCCCGCTGTCGTCGTCACCGGACTGGCCGGAACAGCCGGCGAGCACGCCGATCACCAACGTCGCGACCGCCGCGCCCACCACTGCTCTGCCAGATCCACGCATCTCGGTGTTCCCGCCCTGTACGCGGG
It contains:
- a CDS encoding lipoprotein gives rise to the protein MRGSGRAVVGAAVATLVIGVLAGCSGQSGDDDSGNDNRSAAQNGRQNSGKDGGAESGGKDGGKDAGATGPAASSGKQVGAKGTACTLPVTFDLAKSWKAGAIEETGSDDPEVAELLEELTKQGEVRLTCELDAKPAGHVGFIRVYTGKASAGGGDSRKVLEGFVADAEQPAGQKYSPVKAAGLNATEVTYTTHNKEADVTKEERALALVTPQGAVVVHLGGLDTEEHRAMVPAFELAKKTMAVPTA